One window of the Streptomyces sp. TS71-3 genome contains the following:
- a CDS encoding SDR family oxidoreductase, giving the protein MIVVTGATGNIGRSLVDQLLAEGAPVRALTRDPAAAGLADAAETVRADLLDPSALGSVFGGATAVYLNLAAGGMGGIEEIVGAVVRSGARRIVLNSSYSVTIKGAEDTMIPRIHAEAERAVRDSGLEWTFVRGGYYATNTLRWAAAIKADGVVRGAYAEAVMAPVHEADLAAVTARALLDDAHVGTAPVLTGPAGLTQAEQVAVIGRVAGVAARYEEISPEEAVEAMATAHFPAEVARQLVDGMGELVGAEPDITGEVERVAGRPAKTFEEWATEHAAAFR; this is encoded by the coding sequence GTGATCGTAGTGACCGGTGCAACGGGCAACATCGGGCGCAGCCTGGTCGACCAGCTCCTCGCCGAGGGCGCCCCCGTGCGCGCCCTGACGCGCGACCCCGCCGCGGCGGGCCTGGCGGACGCGGCCGAGACCGTCCGGGCCGACCTTCTCGACCCGTCGGCGCTCGGTTCCGTCTTCGGCGGGGCGACGGCGGTCTACCTGAACCTCGCCGCCGGCGGCATGGGCGGCATCGAGGAGATCGTCGGCGCCGTCGTGAGGTCGGGCGCCCGGCGCATCGTCCTGAACTCCTCCTACTCCGTCACCATCAAGGGTGCCGAGGACACCATGATCCCCCGGATCCACGCCGAGGCGGAGCGCGCGGTGCGCGACTCGGGCCTGGAGTGGACGTTCGTCCGCGGCGGTTACTACGCCACGAACACGCTGCGCTGGGCCGCGGCCATCAAGGCGGACGGCGTGGTGCGCGGCGCGTACGCGGAGGCGGTGATGGCTCCGGTGCACGAGGCCGACCTGGCGGCCGTGACCGCCCGCGCCCTGCTGGACGACGCGCACGTCGGCACGGCACCCGTCCTGACGGGGCCCGCCGGGCTGACCCAGGCCGAGCAGGTCGCCGTGATCGGCAGGGTCGCCGGTGTTGCGGCACGCTATGAGGAGATCTCGCCGGAGGAGGCGGTCGAGGCGATGGCGACCGCCCACTTCCCGGCCGAGGTCGCCCGGCAACTCGTCGACGGGATGGGCGAGCTGGTGGGGGCCGAGCCCGACATCACCGGCGAGGTCGAGCGGGTCGCCGGGCGTCCGGCGAAGACGTTCGAGGAGTGGGCGACGGAGCACGCGGCGGCGTTCCGCTGA
- a CDS encoding NAD(P)H-hydrate dehydratase, translating into MRSAYSVETVRAAERELMARLPEGALMQRAASGLAAVCAELLGRVYGSRVVLLVGSGDNGGDALYAGARLARRGAGVTALLLAPDRAHPGGLAALRAAGGSARNAPSGDRSTDGAAGGAEELIRRADVVVDGIVGIGGTGGLRPAAVPLAVLARASGAVVVAVDLPSGIEADSGEVRGEAVHADVTVTFGTHKPGLLVDPAREYAGATRLIDIGLGPHLPPTADLEALQHADVAALLPRPVAESDKYRRGVVGIVAGSARYPGAAVLAVSGALHGGAGAVRYVGPAADAVIARFPETLVSAGPPSKAGRVQAWVVGPGVGDDAAAVDEVLAADVPVLVDADGLRLADREAVRRRTAPTVLTPHAGEAAALLGSTREEVEGARLAAVRELAARYGATALLKGSTTLVARPDGGAVRVNPTGTPWLATAGSGDVLSGLAGSLLAAGLGAQDAASVAAYLHGLAGRRAAEAPVGASELAGALPSVWRDVTVP; encoded by the coding sequence ATGCGGAGTGCGTACAGCGTGGAAACGGTGAGGGCGGCCGAGCGGGAGCTCATGGCACGGCTGCCGGAGGGTGCCCTGATGCAGCGGGCCGCGAGCGGGCTCGCGGCCGTCTGCGCCGAACTGCTCGGACGGGTCTACGGGTCCCGGGTCGTCCTGCTGGTCGGCAGCGGCGACAACGGAGGTGACGCCCTGTATGCGGGCGCCCGGCTCGCGCGCCGTGGCGCGGGCGTCACCGCGCTGCTGCTCGCGCCGGACCGGGCGCATCCGGGCGGACTCGCGGCCCTGCGCGCCGCGGGCGGCAGCGCACGGAACGCCCCGTCGGGCGATCGCTCGACGGACGGGGCGGCCGGCGGCGCCGAGGAGCTGATCCGCCGGGCCGACGTGGTCGTGGACGGCATCGTCGGCATCGGAGGCACCGGGGGCCTGCGGCCCGCCGCCGTGCCGCTCGCCGTGCTGGCCCGTGCATCGGGCGCCGTCGTCGTCGCCGTCGACCTGCCCAGCGGCATCGAGGCGGACAGCGGCGAGGTGCGGGGCGAGGCGGTGCACGCCGATGTGACGGTCACCTTCGGCACCCACAAGCCCGGCCTGCTCGTCGACCCCGCGCGCGAGTACGCGGGCGCCACCCGCCTGATCGACATCGGCCTCGGCCCCCACCTGCCGCCCACCGCCGACCTGGAGGCCCTCCAGCACGCGGACGTGGCCGCGCTGTTGCCGCGCCCCGTGGCGGAGAGCGACAAGTACCGGCGCGGCGTGGTGGGCATCGTCGCGGGTTCCGCCCGCTACCCGGGGGCGGCGGTGCTCGCCGTCTCCGGCGCGCTGCACGGCGGTGCGGGTGCGGTGCGGTACGTGGGTCCGGCGGCGGATGCGGTGATCGCGCGGTTCCCGGAGACGCTGGTGTCGGCGGGGCCGCCCTCGAAGGCCGGGCGGGTGCAGGCGTGGGTGGTCGGCCCCGGCGTCGGCGACGACGCCGCGGCGGTGGACGAGGTGCTGGCCGCCGACGTGCCGGTGCTCGTGGACGCGGACGGGCTGCGGCTCGCGGACCGCGAGGCGGTACGGCGGCGCACGGCACCGACCGTGCTGACACCGCACGCCGGCGAGGCGGCGGCGCTGCTCGGCTCCACCCGGGAGGAGGTCGAGGGCGCCCGGCTCGCGGCGGTGCGGGAACTGGCGGCGCGGTACGGGGCGACGGCACTGCTGAAGGGTTCGACGACGCTGGTCGCGCGCCCGGACGGCGGTGCGGTCCGGGTGAACCCGACGGGCACGCCGTGGCTGGCCACGGCGGGCAGCGGCGACGTCCTCTCCGGCCTCGCCGGTTCCCTGCTCGCCGCGGGCCTCGGCGCGCAGGACGCGGCGTCCGTCGCGGCGTACCTCCACGGGCTCGCGGGGCGGCGGGCAGCGGAGGCGCCTGTCGGCGCGTCTGAGCTGGCGGGTGCGTTGCCGTCGGTCTGGCGTGACGTGACAGTGCCCTAG
- a CDS encoding IS110 family transposase, with protein sequence MFDTGDVGVFLGLDVGKTAHHGHGLTPAGKKVFDKPLPNSEPKLRAVFDKLAAKFGTVLLIVDQPASIGALPLTVARDAGCKVAYLPGLAMRRIADLYPGEAKTDAKDAAVIADAARTMPHTLRSLELTDEITAELTVLVGFDQDLATEATRTSNRIRGLLTQFHPSLERVLGPRLDHQAVTWLLERYGSPSALRKAGRRKLVETIRPKAPRMAQRLIDDVFDALDEQTVVVPGTGTLDIVIPSLARSLAAVHEQRRALQAQIEALLEEHPLSQVLISMPGIAVRTAATLLVTVGDGTSFPTAAHLASYAGLAPTTKSSGTSIHGEHAPRGGNRQLKRAMFLSAFAALHDPVSRTYYDRCRARGKTHTQALLRLARQRISVLFAMLRDGTFYEHRTPRPA encoded by the coding sequence ATGTTCGACACCGGCGACGTGGGCGTCTTCCTCGGCCTTGACGTCGGCAAGACCGCCCACCACGGCCACGGACTCACCCCAGCCGGCAAGAAGGTCTTCGACAAGCCCCTGCCCAACAGCGAACCGAAACTGCGAGCCGTCTTCGACAAGCTGGCCGCCAAATTCGGCACCGTCCTGCTGATCGTGGACCAGCCCGCCTCGATCGGCGCTCTGCCACTGACCGTGGCCCGGGACGCAGGCTGCAAGGTCGCCTACCTGCCCGGACTTGCGATGCGCAGGATCGCCGACCTCTACCCGGGCGAGGCCAAGACCGACGCCAAGGACGCCGCGGTCATCGCGGACGCCGCCCGCACCATGCCCCACACCCTGCGGTCCCTGGAACTGACCGATGAGATCACCGCCGAACTCACCGTGCTGGTCGGCTTCGACCAGGATCTTGCCACCGAGGCCACACGCACCAGCAACCGCATACGCGGCCTGCTCACACAGTTCCACCCCAGCCTCGAACGCGTCCTGGGCCCGCGGCTGGATCACCAAGCAGTCACCTGGCTGCTGGAGCGCTACGGATCCCCATCCGCCCTCAGGAAAGCCGGCCGCCGCAAACTCGTCGAAACCATCCGACCCAAAGCCCCGCGCATGGCCCAGCGGCTGATCGACGACGTCTTCGACGCACTCGACGAACAGACCGTCGTGGTCCCGGGGACCGGCACGCTCGACATCGTGATCCCCTCGCTGGCCCGCTCGCTCGCGGCTGTCCACGAACAGCGCCGCGCTCTTCAAGCGCAGATCGAGGCCCTGCTGGAGGAGCACCCTCTTTCCCAGGTCCTGATCTCGATGCCGGGGATCGCGGTCAGGACCGCTGCCACCCTGCTGGTCACCGTCGGCGACGGCACCAGCTTCCCCACCGCCGCCCATCTCGCCTCCTACGCCGGCCTGGCCCCGACCACCAAGTCGTCGGGCACATCGATCCACGGCGAACACGCGCCACGAGGCGGAAACCGCCAGCTCAAACGGGCGATGTTCCTGTCCGCTTTCGCCGCCTTGCACGATCCCGTCTCCCGCACCTACTACGACCGCTGCCGAGCCAGGGGAAAGACTCATACCCAGGCTCTCCTCCGCCTGGCCCGCCAGCGCATCAGCGTGCTCTTCGCGATGCTCCGCGACGGCACCTTCTACGAACACCGAACCCCACGCCCCGCTTGA
- a CDS encoding SGNH/GDSL hydrolase family protein, translating into MKRRTWAVGLVAAGLLAGAHFAGGGAAPDHAAAPDRIAPEHAAVPAAAAGSDGGRVHTWTAMPQLTEPANMPPAPFTQDGRVLADSTLRQTVHVSVGGPRIRLRMSNAFGGAPLPVTSVSVALPSGGRAGVAAIRPGSAHPVTFRGRAAVTVPTGADMVSDPLDFTVRPGTNLTVTVYLAEGQASNDITSHPGSRTTSYMLAGDHTDDTDLPGAATADHWYFLSGVEVLSRTATGAAVVLGDSLSDGRGSTTNANDRWPDQLLARLQAHRPTTGTAVLNEAAGGNQVLAAGLGPTALSRFDRDVLAQSGVTSLIVFEGVNDIGTAPATAEAQHTVAQDLITAYDQMILRAHAHGIHVYGATLTPFGGNTMYDDPDGLREAGRQEVNRWIRTSGRFDAVIDLDRAARDPERPRALDPAYDVGDHLHLNPAGYGALAKAFPLGLFH; encoded by the coding sequence GTGAAGAGGCGGACGTGGGCCGTCGGCCTCGTGGCGGCCGGGCTGCTCGCCGGCGCCCACTTCGCGGGCGGGGGCGCTGCCCCGGACCATGCCGCCGCCCCCGACCGCATCGCCCCGGAGCACGCCGCCGTGCCCGCGGCCGCGGCCGGCTCCGACGGCGGGCGGGTGCATACCTGGACGGCCATGCCGCAGCTCACCGAGCCCGCCAACATGCCCCCGGCGCCGTTCACGCAGGACGGCCGGGTGCTGGCCGACAGCACGTTGCGGCAGACGGTGCACGTGTCCGTGGGCGGGCCGCGCATCCGGCTGCGCATGTCGAACGCGTTCGGCGGCGCGCCGCTGCCGGTCACCTCGGTCTCCGTGGCCCTGCCGAGCGGCGGGCGGGCCGGGGTCGCCGCGATCCGGCCGGGCAGCGCGCACCCGGTCACCTTCCGCGGCCGGGCCGCCGTGACGGTGCCGACCGGCGCGGACATGGTCTCCGACCCGCTGGACTTCACGGTGCGCCCCGGCACGAACCTGACGGTCACGGTGTACCTGGCCGAGGGGCAGGCATCGAACGACATCACGTCCCACCCCGGCTCCCGCACCACGTCCTACATGCTGGCCGGCGACCACACCGACGACACCGACCTGCCGGGCGCGGCCACCGCGGACCACTGGTACTTCCTGAGCGGCGTCGAGGTCCTCTCGCGCACCGCCACCGGGGCGGCGGTGGTGCTCGGCGACTCGCTCTCCGACGGCCGCGGCTCCACCACCAACGCCAACGACCGCTGGCCCGACCAGCTGCTGGCCCGCCTCCAGGCGCACCGTCCCACCACCGGGACCGCCGTGCTCAACGAGGCCGCGGGCGGCAACCAGGTCCTGGCGGCCGGCCTCGGTCCCACCGCGCTCTCCCGCTTCGACCGGGACGTCTTGGCGCAGAGCGGTGTCACGTCGCTGATCGTCTTCGAGGGCGTCAACGACATCGGCACCGCACCGGCCACGGCCGAGGCGCAGCACACCGTCGCCCAGGACCTGATCACGGCCTACGACCAGATGATCCTGCGCGCGCACGCCCACGGCATCCACGTCTACGGCGCGACGCTCACCCCGTTCGGCGGCAACACCATGTACGACGATCCCGACGGCCTCCGCGAGGCGGGCCGGCAGGAGGTCAACCGGTGGATCCGCACCAGCGGCAGGTTCGACGCGGTCATCGACCTGGACCGCGCGGCCCGCGACCCGGAACGGCCCCGGGCTCTCGACCCCGCGTACGACGTCGGCGACCACCTGCACCTGAACCCGGCGGGGTACGGGGCGCTGGCGAAGGCGTTCCCGCTGGGCCTGTTCCACTGA
- a CDS encoding alpha/beta hydrolase, translated as MCRPYDPELAAALAMMAEVDISDLAAARAAQAREVAARFAASDATGVEVTLLTAPGSDGAPDVPLRVYRPAGSRGEPLPALYAPHGGGFVLGSPDVDHETNLRLTRELGAIVVSPDYRLAPEHPYPAALEDCYAGLSALARDAAELGIRPDRIAVGGDSAGAGLAAALALLARDRGGPAICFQYLCSPALDDARELRANSGQRRRRLGFAPCPLARPRLRSACPATSVAPRRRRWSEHLSRARG; from the coding sequence ATGTGCCGCCCGTACGATCCCGAGCTGGCCGCGGCCCTGGCGATGATGGCCGAGGTCGACATCTCCGACCTGGCCGCCGCCCGCGCCGCCCAGGCCCGGGAGGTGGCGGCCCGGTTCGCCGCGTCCGACGCCACCGGTGTGGAGGTGACCCTGCTGACGGCGCCGGGCTCCGACGGCGCACCCGACGTGCCCCTGCGCGTCTACCGGCCCGCGGGCAGCCGCGGTGAGCCGCTGCCGGCGCTCTACGCGCCGCACGGCGGCGGCTTCGTGCTCGGCTCCCCCGACGTCGACCACGAGACGAACCTGCGGCTGACCCGCGAACTCGGCGCCATCGTGGTCTCCCCGGACTACCGGCTGGCTCCGGAGCACCCGTACCCCGCCGCGCTGGAGGACTGCTACGCGGGCCTGTCGGCCCTGGCGCGGGACGCCGCGGAGCTGGGCATCAGGCCCGACAGGATCGCGGTGGGCGGCGACAGCGCGGGCGCCGGGCTCGCCGCGGCGCTGGCCCTGCTGGCACGGGACCGCGGCGGGCCCGCGATCTGCTTCCAGTACCTGTGCAGCCCGGCCCTGGACGACGCCCGAGAGCTACGTGCCAACTCTGGTCAGCGGCGCCGGCGGTTGGGATTTGCGCCTTGCCCCCTAGCTCGACCACGCCTGCGTTCCGCATGTCCGGCCACATCCGTGGCCCCCCGGCGCCGACGGTGGAGTGAGCACCTGAGCAGAGCGCGAGGCTGA
- a CDS encoding holo-ACP synthase has protein sequence MIIGVGIDVAEIDRFRASLERTPGLADRLFVAEELLLPSGERRGIASLAARFAAKEALAKSLGAPRGLRWTDAEVWTEDTGRPRLRVRGTVAACAARLGVRSWHVSLSHDAGVASAVVIAEG, from the coding sequence GTGATCATCGGGGTGGGGATCGACGTGGCGGAGATCGACCGCTTCCGCGCGTCGCTGGAGCGCACGCCGGGGCTGGCCGACCGGCTCTTCGTGGCCGAGGAGCTGCTGCTGCCCTCAGGCGAGCGGCGCGGCATCGCGTCCCTGGCCGCCCGGTTCGCCGCGAAGGAGGCCCTCGCGAAGTCGCTCGGGGCGCCCCGGGGCCTCAGGTGGACCGACGCCGAGGTCTGGACGGAGGACACGGGCCGGCCCCGGCTGCGGGTGCGCGGCACCGTCGCGGCCTGCGCCGCCCGGCTCGGCGTCCGCTCCTGGCACGTCTCGCTCAGCCATGACGCGGGGGTGGCGTCGGCGGTGGTGATCGCGGAGGGGTAG